Below is a window of Syntrophomonas wolfei subsp. wolfei str. Goettingen G311 DNA.
ACCAGAAGCATGGCCAGAGCTTCATAAAACCACTTTTCGCCTGGCTGTCCTAAAAGCAGCGGTGGAAGCAAAGCCACCAGGATGGCTGCCAGGATAACCGCCGGGGTATAATAGCGGGCAAAGCGATCCACAAACTGCTGTGAGGGCGCCCTCTGCTCCTCGGCCTCCTCAATCATGGCAATAATCCGGTTAATGGTATTATCCTCGGCCAGGCGCTCCACTTCCACCTCCAGAGCCCCCCAGCTATTAATGGTGCCTGCATATATCCGCTCTCCCGGTCCTTTATCCACCGGAATAGACTCCCCGGTAATAGAAGCTTCGTTCAGGGCGGATGAGCCCTTTAATATCACCCCGTCCATGGCTATTTTCTCCCCGGGACGTACTATAAAAATATCTCCCACAACGATACTCTCTACCGGCATGACCTGCTCCCGACCATTGCGCCGTACCAAAGCTTCTGGCGGAGCCAAATCCATCAAGGCTCTAACCGAATTCCTGGTCTTGTCCATGCTGTATCCCTGCAGGGCATTACCCAGGGAAAAAAGGAACACCACCACGGCAGCTTCTGCCAACTGTCCTATGGCCACAGCTCCACTGGCCGCCAGTATCATCAGCAGGTTCATATCTGCTTCCCAGCTAGTCAGAAGTAAGGCCAACCCTGCCCGGGCCGGCAGGTAACCCCCCAGGACAATAGCCAGTAAATAACTGGCATGAACCCAGGTTTCCGATATTTGCATGATTTGCTGGCTGACCGCGATAAGGAGCAGCATTCCAGATAGAAGGGTGGACAAATAATATTTATTGCTCTTCCACAAAGAAATCTTCTCTTCTGCACCAGCACCCCCCTCTTCGCGTCCCCGGTAGCCCATTTTTTCTATTACCTTCAGGATCTCGGACAAGGGAATCTGGTGGCTGATTTTCACTTTGGCAGCGGCAAAATTCACCCGGGCATCTTTAACCCCGGACATAGCCAAGATAGTTCTCTCCAATTTAGCGGCACAATCGGCACAGTCCAGGCCTTCCAGCCGGATTACGCTGCTCTTGCTGTCAGGAAAATCCAGCGGGGAAACACCCGCAAAACTCGCCTGGCTATCCGCTCTGCCCTCAAACGCTTCTTTTTCTTCCCTTACTTCGTATCCCAATAGCCGCAGCGATGCTATAATCCGGGCGCTGTCGGTAAGAAACGGGTTATAGCTGTATTCCAGCCGTCCTGTTTCGGCTTCGAAATAGACTTCGAGAACTCCTGACCATCCCCGCATCTTCTCTTCCAGGCTGCTCCTATCAAGTTCTCCCTGAGCAAATAGGCACAAGCAGCCTCTCTCGGCAATATCCTCCATTCGTATAGCCATTCCCGACATATTAAAGCACTTCCTTCTTTGTTAGTGGAGGTGTTCTCCTCACTATTAACATACTCCAACCTTCCAGAACAAACTAAAGTCCCCCTGCCTTCACAAGACAAACGAAACGTCCCCTTGTCTCACCCCTGTTTCACTCATTAACATGCTCCAATCCCTGGGCAAAAAGAGTTCTGACATGATCATCCGCCAGGGAATAGTAGACTACCTTCCCTTCCCGGCGAAACTTGACCAGCTTCTGGCTGCGCAATACCCGCAGCTGATGCGAAACCGCCGAATCAGACATATCGATAACGGCCGCCAAGTCGCATACGCACAACTCCTGCTGCATCAGAGCAGAGAGTATTCTAAGCCTGGTAGCATCCCCCAGGGTTTTGAAAATATCCGCCAAAGCCATTACCGTGTCTTCATCCAGCCTCTCCCGGCGAGCCAGCTTCACCTTATCTTCATGAATACACTGGACTTCACAGCAGTCTTCCCCAGCCGTCGCCATAGTATCCCTCACTCCCAATTTAATATTTGAATAATTGTTCATATATTTGTTTTATTATCCCCTTTTCCAGCAGAATAATCAAGCAGAAAAGAGATTCAAGGATATGGAGAAGGGAGATTGTTGCATTATGTTATTCACTATTATCTTTAGTATGAAAAGTGAGGAGTAAGGGGTAAGGTGTAGGGGCCGCAGTATCAAAAGGACCGTCCCCTTGACACCCTTGGGGGTTAGTTAGTAAGAAAACTAAAAACCGCGGGA
It encodes the following:
- a CDS encoding ArsR/SmtB family transcription factor, yielding MATAGEDCCEVQCIHEDKVKLARRERLDEDTVMALADIFKTLGDATRLRILSALMQQELCVCDLAAVIDMSDSAVSHQLRVLRSQKLVKFRREGKVVYYSLADDHVRTLFAQGLEHVNE
- a CDS encoding heavy metal translocating P-type ATPase, translated to MSGMAIRMEDIAERGCLCLFAQGELDRSSLEEKMRGWSGVLEVYFEAETGRLEYSYNPFLTDSARIIASLRLLGYEVREEKEAFEGRADSQASFAGVSPLDFPDSKSSVIRLEGLDCADCAAKLERTILAMSGVKDARVNFAAAKVKISHQIPLSEILKVIEKMGYRGREEGGAGAEEKISLWKSNKYYLSTLLSGMLLLIAVSQQIMQISETWVHASYLLAIVLGGYLPARAGLALLLTSWEADMNLLMILAASGAVAIGQLAEAAVVVFLFSLGNALQGYSMDKTRNSVRALMDLAPPEALVRRNGREQVMPVESIVVGDIFIVRPGEKIAMDGVILKGSSALNEASITGESIPVDKGPGERIYAGTINSWGALEVEVERLAEDNTINRIIAMIEEAEEQRAPSQQFVDRFARYYTPAVILAAILVALLPPLLLGQPGEKWFYEALAMLLVACPCALIISTPVAIVSALGAAARNGVLVKGGVHLEEMGSIKVLAFDKTGTLTRGKPRITDIISTRGLDENEVLRRAASLESRSEHPLAETVVEQARKLGLELAEVSNFRAMSGRGAAAEIEGKSCYVGNQRLFSEVGIAIQGQEELIAELEGAGKTLILLGDEKELLGIIALADELRENSREAIRQLKKKGIKKSIILSGDNERAARAMALSVNVDEYQAGLLPEDKVQAIRALLEKYEKVAMVGDGVNDAPAMAISTVGIAMGVAGSDAALETADIALMADDLSRLPYTVELGRRTLRIIRQNIVFSLLLKALILSLVIPGWLTLWLAVAGDMGTSLLVTLNGMRLTRVKAES